CCGGCAATAAATCCACTTGCCGTTAAGAGTATAATTTTATCCTTCAGCACGCCTCTTGTAAATTCAGGTATTTTGATGGTAGATTCAGGGATAGAAAGAATAATTAAGGTAATAAACCACATAACAATTATATGTAGAGACTGGTCTAACAAAAACATCCAGAGGTTATCTGTCTGTGTTTTAGTCGTAATGACTATTCGGAGATAATCAATCAGGAAATGGGAGATTACGAGGATAAAGATTGCCAGCCACATCTTGAAACAAAGGATATAAGGGAACAAGAAAAGAATAGCTATTAGTCCCACAATTCCACAGTGGAGTAAGACACCCCATTTACTCCTTACCTTCAATTTGAATAATTCATTAAATTGTAATGGATAATCTGCGATTAAATGAACTAATAATAATTGATAAAAAATAATCATTTTCCCTCCCTCACTACTCTAATCATTACCCACATCTTTTAGTGGACAGATTAGATAAAAATTCCAAATTCCAAGCACCAAATTCCAAATAAATTCCAAATCACAAATTCCAAATTCCATTTAGTGAATTAGTGAATTAAGCGAATTAGCGAATTAGTAAAATCTAATGTAACCGTTCAGGATATAGCCACAGAGTCACAGAGAACACAGAGGGAATATAGCAGTTATTAGTCAAAATTTTACTCAGAGTGGATAAGGAAAAAATCCCAAATTCCAAGCACCAAATCTCAAATAAGCACCAAATTCCAAGTCCTAAATACCAAACTATGGGGGGTAATGTTTTGAATTTTGGTCATTCGAATTTGTTTGGAATTTGGAATTTGTGATTTGGAATTTCATAGCCATATCTATGTTAAATTTCGATTAATAAGTGCTATAATTCGTGTGCATTTGTGGCTAATTTCTCTAATTCTCTGTGAACTCTGTGCCTCTGTGGCTGAACGCTTACAATCTAATCTCTAATTCACTAATCTCTAATTCGCTTTTTGGTATGTGGAATTTGGTGCTTATTTGAGATTTGGTGCTTGGGATTTGGGATTTTTCCCTTATCCACTGTGAGTAAAATTTTGACTAATAACTGCTATAGTAATAGTTTTAGGTAGTTTCTTACAGAATAAAGCAACCTCTTGAGCAAATTGATAAGTTCTTTCTTCTAAATCATATTGTTTGGAATTTTGAATTTTGGTCATTGGAATTTATTTGTATTTTGGAATTTGTGATTTGGAATTTTGCCACTCACTCCGCTCTCCTGCAATCTCTAATCTCCCCTTCATAGTTTATCCTTGCTTACCTCATCTTGTTACCCAACTTGTGGGTAATGATTAGCTCACTACTCGCTCCTCACTACGGTAATCAATCCTTCGTCATACGCCTGCAAAAATGCCTTGACTACATCAGGGTCAAATTGGAATCCAGCCTGCTCCTTTAATTCATCTAACGCCCGTTGATGTGGTAACCCCTGACGATATGGTCTATCTGAGGTCATAGCATCAAAAGTATCGGCAATGGCTAATATTCTCCCCATTAGAGATATCTCTACATCTTTTACCCCAGAGGGATACCCTTTTCCATCATATCGCTCATGATGTTGTAAAATACCAGGAATAATAGCATCTAACTGTTTTATTGGCTTAATAATCTCTTTCCCAATATCGGGATGTCTTTTTACCTCGGCAAATTCTTCCTCTGTCAATCTACCAGGTTTTCTAATAATATCTTCATTAATACCTATCTTGCCAATATCATGAAGTAATCCTGCCAATCTAATGGTTTCTTTTTCATTTTCATTCAAATTTAATTTCATTGTAATTGCTTGAGAATATTGCATTACTCGTTCACTATGGCCTCTGGTGTAAGGGTCTTTGGCTTCAATCGTGGTCACTAAGGCTTTGATACTATTAAAAAATAGCTCTTTCAGGTCTTCATACAACTTTGCATTTTCAATCGCAATTCCCTCTTGATTAGCCATTGCCTGCAATAATTCTAAATCAGCGGTTGAAAATCCCTCATCCCCAATTTTATTGATTGCCTCGACTACTCCAATTACCCTATCTTTAATCAATAATGGCACACATAGAAGTGATTTCGTCACGAACTTAATTTCTTCATCAATCTTTCGAGAAAATCTCGTGTCCTGACTAACATCTTTGATGGAAAGGGACTGTTTATTTTTAACTACCCAACCCGCTACTCCCTCAGTAATAGGTAATTTAATCTCTTTTAACTCATTCTTTTTCTCGCCAATAGCAACCTCAAAAACAAAATGCTCATCTTCGATTAACATTAACGAAGATGCCTCTGCTTTCATCAGTTTAGTCGTCAGTTCCATAATCAAGGGTAATAATTCCTTTATTTGCAATGTCGAGTTGACAATTTGACTAACTTCAATTAATGATTCTAAATCATAGACTCGTTGACAGATATTTTTAAAAGATTTCTCAAATGCATTAAACTTTTCGCTTGTCCCAATTTTTCCCCTTATCTCTTCTAATTGCCTTTGGGCTAATTTTATGTCATCTTTCATATCTGATATAACCTCTATTAGGGGATATTTGTCCCCATCATAAGATATTTATCAAGTAACGGAGATATCTCTTTAATAAAATTCTCCTCGAGGGTGACTATGTTATCTATTTTTCCCTTTTCAACAAGACTACTGATTCTAATCATCGCGGCAACACTATCTTTTCGTCTTATTTGATCAAAAACTATATTCAATTGTTGAATATAATAACTATGCGTATTCCTTTTACCAACTCTAAACCAGTAGATTGTAAGGAGTTCGGCATCTTTTTCTTTAATATATAATTTATTACATCCAATCTTTCCCTGATTAATTTGAATTTGAACTATCTCTTTTTTAAGAAACTGCGTCCCTCCCCCTGTAAGACAAATCTCTGGTGGATGAAATGCCTCTGGATTGACACTACTTGCCACGATAAAAAGTAAAACCGTATCCCCCTTTGTATTTGTGTATGCTCGCAGAAGTAAATCACTCTTCCTTAACATCTTATAAACCCTCTCTTCAATAGGGTAGTCCTC
The sequence above is a segment of the bacterium genome. Coding sequences within it:
- a CDS encoding DUF3307 domain-containing protein, encoding MIIFYQLLLVHLIADYPLQFNELFKLKVRSKWGVLLHCGIVGLIAILFLFPYILCFKMWLAIFILVISHFLIDYLRIVITTKTQTDNLWMFLLDQSLHIIVMWFITLIILSIPESTIKIPEFTRGVLKDKIILLTASGFIAGGYFGAIVIHYLKKMISEDYSSQALKTKRYGIIERLLIMTLILMPSLFFLFIPTILIARMVISKEREEEYSLFDSIASTSIAVIFGLILKMFVWE
- a CDS encoding HD-GYP domain-containing protein, with amino-acid sequence MKDDIKLAQRQLEEIRGKIGTSEKFNAFEKSFKNICQRVYDLESLIEVSQIVNSTLQIKELLPLIMELTTKLMKAEASSLMLIEDEHFVFEVAIGEKKNELKEIKLPITEGVAGWVVKNKQSLSIKDVSQDTRFSRKIDEEIKFVTKSLLCVPLLIKDRVIGVVEAINKIGDEGFSTADLELLQAMANQEGIAIENAKLYEDLKELFFNSIKALVTTIEAKDPYTRGHSERVMQYSQAITMKLNLNENEKETIRLAGLLHDIGKIGINEDIIRKPGRLTEEEFAEVKRHPDIGKEIIKPIKQLDAIIPGILQHHERYDGKGYPSGVKDVEISLMGRILAIADTFDAMTSDRPYRQGLPHQRALDELKEQAGFQFDPDVVKAFLQAYDEGLITVVRSE
- a CDS encoding exosortase C-terminal domain/associated protein EpsI, translated to METKKNYTIVIVLLSVALLIIIFLSLPSPPIRETNLKHFPKIIGEWKGEDYPIEERVYKMLRKSDLLLRAYTNTKGDTVLLFIVASSVNPEAFHPPEICLTGGGTQFLKKEIVQIQINQGKIGCNKLYIKEKDAELLTIYWFRVGKRNTHSYYIQQLNIVFDQIRRKDSVAAMIRISSLVEKGKIDNIVTLEENFIKEISPLLDKYLMMGTNIP